Part of the Candidatus Thiothrix putei genome, TGACCGCCTACGGTGATCGCTTGGATAATTTGCCAGCGGAAGACAGCCTCAAAGACCCCAAAAGCCGCTTGCAAGAATTTCTGCAATCACGCGGGCATGAGTTGCCCGATTACAATCTGATTGACACGCAAGGCGAAGCACATAAACAAACCTTTACGGCAGAATGCGTTATCCCCAAACTCAATATCCGTACCACGGGTACTTCCGGTAGCCGCCGCAAGGCAGAGCAGGAAGCCGCCGGACTCGCATTTCAACAGGTAACAGCCAAATGACAGACACGACCCCTTCTACCCAACGTTGCGGCTATGTCGCTATTGTGGGTCGCCCGAATGTGGGCAAATCCACGCTGATGAACTTGTTGATTGGCTTCAAAGTATCCGCCACGGCGAACAAGCCGCAAACCACGCGCCACAGCATTCGCGGTATTTTGACCGAAGACGATTACCAAATCATTTTCGTGGATACGCCAGGGATTCACCGCACTTCCAAGAGCTTGCTGAACAAGACTATCAACCTCGAAGCCGTTGCCGCGCTGGAAGGCGTGGATGCGGTGGTGATGATCGTGGAAGCGTTGAAATGGCAGGATGAAGACGATTTGGTCTTGCAACGCCTAGGGCATGTCACTTGCCCGGTGTTTCTGGTTGCCAATAAAGTTGATCGCATCGAGAAAAAGGAACGCCTGCTGACGTGGTTGCCTGACGTATTGAAGAAATACCCGTTCAAGGAAGTGTTCCCGCTTTCCGCCACCAAAGGCATGAACGTACCACAGCTTAAAGCCGCACTCGCGAAAGTCATGCCGCAACAGGATTGGGTCTACGCCGAAGACGACGTGACTGACCAATCCACCCGTTTCATTTGTGGCGAGCTGATCCGCGAACAATTGATGACGTATTTGCATCAGGAAATGCCGTATTCCACCGCGATTGAAATCGAAACTTTCGAGGAAAAGCCCAAGTTGACCGAAATTAACGCGGTAATTTGGGTCAGCCGTGACAACCAGAAAGGCATTGTGATCGGTAATCGTGGCGAGACGCTCAAACGCATTGGCAGCTCGGCACGGATTGCGTTGGAAGCCTTCCTTGAGCGCAAAGTGATGCTGAAATTGTGGGTGCGGGTGGAAGAGAATTGGGAAAACAGCCCACGGCATCTGCAAAGTTTGGGGATTTCAACTTGAAGAAAATCCCCCTCAGTCCCCCTTTTGCAAAGGGGGAAGCCCATCGTGCTATCCCTCTTGTTCCCCCCTTTGCAAAAGGGGGGTTAGGGGGGATTTTCTTTTGACCCCCGCTTTCATCCTGCGGCGTAATCCCTACCGCGATACCAGCCTATTGCTGGATATGTTCACTCGCGACGCTGGCAAGATCACTTGCGTTGCCAAATTCGGGCAAGGTAAAGGCACACGCTCCAAAGGAATGCTCGAACCTTTCCGCCAACTCGACGCCAGTTGGACGGGCAAGGGCGAAGTCTTCACCCTGTTCAATGCCGAAGAAAAACGCCGTTTTCCGCTGAAAGCGGTTGGTTTGGTGCGGGCGGTATACGCCAACGAATTGCTGCTGCGGGCGCTATGGCAACACCAGCCGCAGCCGGAATTATTCGCGCAATACCAGCAAACGCTGTTCCGCCTCGAAAATCTCGCCGATGTACTCGCACTGCCGCTGTTTGAACTGGACGTGCTGGCAATGGCAGGCTATGTTCTCAATCTATGGCACGATGATGCAGAAGGGCATGACATTGAACCTGCGATGCGTTACCGTTTCCGCCCCGACCACGGTTTAGCGGCGGATATGGGGGAGGGCAAGGGCGTGCCGATTTCCGGCAACTTGCTGATCGCCTTACGTGAACCCGAAGCGATGAACCCCGACCAGCGCTTGGAATTGCGCCATACCCTTGATTACCTGATCCAGATGTTGCTGAAAGGCAAAACCTTGAATGCGAGAAAATTGTTCCATGAATAAGATCGAACTCGGTGTCAATATTGACCATATCGCTACCTTACGCCAAGCACGCGGCACGGCTTACCCCGATTTACTGGAAGCGGTGCGGCTGGTGGAAGACGCAGGCGCACACGCCATCACCATCCATTTGCGCGAAGACCGCCGCCATATTCAGGATGTGGATGTATACGCGATTCGCCAAATGTGTACGCGCCGTTTGAATCTGGAGCTGGCGGCAACCGATGAAATGGTTGGCATTGCCTGCGACGTATTGCCGAATGATGCGTGCGTCGTTCCCGAAAAGCGCGAAGAACTCACCACCGAAGGCGGTTTGGACATTATCGGGCAATTCGAGCGCGTGCGCAGCGTGACCCAGCGCTTGAATGCGGCGAATATCCGCGTGTCGCTGTTTATCGAGCCGGACATTGAGCAAATCCGGCGCGTGCCGGACATTGGTGCGCCCGTGATTGAATTGCATACCGGCACGTATGCGAATGCCACGGGCGAAGCCAAACAGCGTGAACTGAACCGTATTCGGGAAGCCACTGAATTTGCGCACAATCTTGGTATTCAAGTGAACGCGGGGCATGGCTTGGATTACCACAATACCCAAGCGATTGCAGCAATCGACAATATCCGCGAACTCAATATCGGGCATTCGATGGTAGCGCGGGCGGTGTTTGTCGGTATCCGTCAAGCGACGGTGGAAATGTTGGCATTGATGCAAGCAGCAAGAAACCGGATATGACCATTCTCGGCATCGGCACGGACATCGTGGAAATCGCTCGCCTTGCAGCCACCCTGCAACGCCACCCCGTCCGCTTTCCCGAACGCATCCTGCACCCCAACGAACTGGAACGTTTCACCAATCAAGCCAATCCAGCGGCATGGCTGGCGAAACGCTTTGCTACCAAAGAAGCCCTTGCCAAAGCTCTTGGCACAGGTATTGGCAAAGAAGTCCGCTTGCAAGAAATCGAAACCACCCATGACCCACGCGGCAAACCACTGCTGCAATTGCACGGCGTAACGTTGACAACTGCCACCGCAATGGGCGTAACGTCATGCCAGCTTTCAGTCGCCGATGAGCGTACCCACGCGCTCGCTTTCGTGATTTTGGTGGGGATCTGACGTGGCACACCACTTGTGCAATTCCGCTACTAACGTCGGCGTATCCAATGGCTTACCCAAATGCCCGTTCATTCCCGCTTTCAAGCATTCGGCAATGTCAGCCGACATCGTATTCGCCGTCAATGCAATCACCGGAATGGCTGGGTTGCGTACTGCTGCCATCCCTGCATGAATGCTGCTCCCACGTATATGGCGGCAGGCTTCCAGACCGTCACATTCGGGCATTTGCACATCCATCAGCACTAAATCGTAGTCGGCATCAATCAGGTGTTGAATCGCTTGCGTGCCGTTTTCGACCAAATCGACTTGAGTTAGACCCAACGTTTCCAGCATGGCTTGCGCGATGATTTGGTTAATCGGGTTGTCTTCTGCCAGCAAAATGCGGCAGTCAGGGTTTAGCGGTGCATCCGGCGGTGTGGCGGTGGCGGGTATTGTCTCAGGGGTTGGTGTGGCTACCTGATACGGCAGCTCGAACCAGAAACACGAGCCTCGCCCTTCTTCACTGTGCATTCCAATCTCGCCGTGCATCAGGCTGACTAACTGCTTGGAAATCGCCAGCCCTAGCCCCGTGCCGCCGTATTTGCGTGCGGTTGACGATTCCATTTGCTGGAAACTGTGGAACAACAGCCGTTGCTTTTCAGGGGGAATGCCAATGCCGGTGTCGGTAATGTCAAAGCGCAGCCGTTCGCCATTTTCAGTGCGTTTAATCGTCAGTGTGATCGCGCCCACCTCGGTGAACTTAATGGCATTGCCGAGTAAGTTGAGCAAGATTTGTTGGGTGCGAATTTCATCGCCCAGCAAATAAGGCGCAATGTCGGCACTGATATTGATGGTGAACGTTAGCCCCTTTTCCTTGGCACGAATCTCCAGCAAATGCTGCAAATGCGCCACCATGTCGCGTAGCGGATAGCTGGTTTGTTCCAACGCCATTTTGCCTGCTTCGATCTTGGAAAAATCCAGCAAATCATTCAGCAATGCCAGCAGCGTTTTGCCACTGCGGTGGATCAGGGCAACGTATTGTTGTTGTTCAGCGGTTTTCACCAACGGTGTCAGCAATTCGCTTGCACCCAGAATACCGTTCATCGGCGTGCGCAATTCGTGGCTCATATTGGCTAGAAACTGGCTTTTGGCTTGATTGGCGACTTCGGCGGTTTCCTTGGCGGCTGCGAGTTTGGCGGCTTGTTGCTCCAGCAAATCATTTTTGTACAGGAGCTGGTAGTAATCATGATGCAGGCTTTTGCCAAAGGTCTGGGTGACAGCACTGAACAGGAGTAGCGACACGGCGATGGTGTACGCGCTGGCAGTACCCATGCTCACCAGCACAATGATTTGCGGCCAAATCATGATATTGACGTAGGCGATAAACAAGGGGTGGTGGGGCGCAAGGCTGGTGGTTGTGCCGACACACAGCATCAACAGTGGCATTAATATCAGCGTTCCCTGTTCCGCCAGCCCGACATGCACCAGCCCCCACGCGGTGAACAGCGCCCAGACACTGACGGACACTATCAGGTTGATGCTAAGCAGCAGTCGTGCTCTATCGGGGCGTGCCTTGTAGTGGACAGGAAATTGTTTCAATAATACAAAGCGTATGCTGCCTAAAATCAGCATTAACAAACCTATACCGTAAACGAGGGTGGGGTTGTGCTGTACAATATCTGTCCCCAACACCAGCACGCCCCAACTAATCATGTAAGGGAACACGCCATTGATCGAGCGGCGGCTCAGGTCGTAGTCGCTTTGGATGCGCATGGCAGCAGAGACGGGGACGTTTCCTACGGATACAGAATTCATACGATTTCCGATTTGTTTTTATGATGAGTGGTAGTGACGTTACCGCATTGCGGCTTAAGGTCAAGTCAAATCCGCCAGTAGGTAGCGAATCCGGGGGATGGCTGGTAAGCTCTTTACCTTGACACAAAATCAAGAGCGCCGGACATGCATTACCCCACCATCGAAGACTTCATCGGCAATACCCCGCTAGTACGTTTGCAACGCTTACCGGGTCAAACTACCAACACCATTCTGGTGAAACTGGAAGGCAATAACCCCGCCGGTTCAGTCAAAGATCGTCCTGCACTTTCGATGATCCAGCGAGCGGAAGCGCGTGGTGACATCAAGCCGGGCGACACCTTGATCGAAGCCACCAGCGGCAATACTGGCATTGCGCTGGCGATGGCTGCCGCGATCAAAGGCTACAAAATGGTGCTGATCATGCCCGAAACCATGAGTGCCGAACGCCGCGCTTCCATGAAAGCCTACGGCGCGGAATTGATCCTCGTCAGCAAAGAGGCGAGCATGGAGGGGGCGCGTGACCTTGCCATGCAAATGGATCGTGACGGCAAAGGTAAGTTGCTGAATCAATTTGCCAATGAAGACAATCCGCTGGCGCATTTCCATTCCACCGGCCCTGAGATCTGGCGCGATACCCATGGGCAAGTGACGCATTTTGTCAGCAGCATGGGGACGACCGGAACGATTATGGGCACAGGGCGTTTCCTCAAATCCAAGAATCCTGATGTGCAAATCGTGGGCGTGCAACCGGCGACGCAAACCGACCAGATTCCAGGCATCCGTCGTTGGACACCGGAGTATTTGCCGGAAATTTTCCACCGCGATGAAGTTGACCGCGAAATGGATATGAGTCAGCCGGAGGCGGAAGACACCATGCGGCGCTTGGCGTCGGAAGAGGGAATTTTCTGCGGGGTATCGTCGGGTGGGGCAGTGGCTGCGGCGTTGCGTTTGTCCAAGGAAGTCGAGAATGCCACCATCGTGGCGATTATTTGTGATCGGGGCGACCGTTACATTTCCACTGGCGTGTTTCCGGCATAGGCACTGATGGATTATTCAACCCTCGATTACCTGCGCAAGCACGACACCACTTGGCGTTTGCTGACCGCCAGCCATGCGCCGCTGATCGTCAGTTTCTTGTACGCCACCTTTATCAAGCCCAACGAACGTTCCTTGCCGTTTGATCAGGTGAGTACCCAACTGGACGACTACCTGTTCCACCTGCGCGACCGCGAAGGGGAGGGTGCATTTCCCAAAACCGCCCGCCAATACCTCGACGACTGGGCAAATGGCACTAGCCCCTACCTGCGCAAATATTACGTGCAAGGCCGCGACATCCCGCAACTGGATTTGACTCCGGGGGCGGAAAAAGCAGTGGAATGGCTGCAAGGCTTGCAACCACGCCAGTTCGTCGGCACCGAATCGCGCCTGATGACCCTCTATCGCCTGTTACAGGAAATCGTGCAGGAAGCTGAGCAAGACCCCGCCGTTAAAATCGCCGAGTTGGAAAGACAAAAAGCGGAGCTGGAACGCCAGATTACCCGCATCCGTTCCGGCTTGGTGGAGGCGGCTGACCCGACCCGCATCAAGGAACGTTGGTTTGAAGCCGAAGACACAGCGCGTAAATTGCTGGCCGATTTCCGCCAAGTCGAATACAACTTTCGCACCCTCGATCAGGAAGTGCGCGAACTGATTGCCACCAGTGACAAACGCAAGGGCGAGTTGCTGGACGAGATTTTCGAGCAACAAGACTACATTCGCGATTCCGAACAGGGGCGCAGTTTCAATGCCTTCTGGGAATTCCTGATGTCGCCGCAACGCCAGCAAGCACTGGAAAACATGACCACCGCAGCCTTGCAGCAAGAGGCTTTGCGTGAAGTCGATGACCGCCAGTTTTTGCCGCGCATTGGCTATTTCCTGCTGGAAGCGGGCGAAAAAGTGTTTCGCACCAACGCGCAATTGGCAGAACAATTACGCAAATACTTGGCGGATCAGGCGTGGATGGAGGACAAACGCATCCTGCAATTGATTCGGGGCATTGAAAAGTCCGCCGTGGCAATGCGTAATTCCCCGCCGGAGACGACTATTTTTCGCCAGGTTGCTACCCTTGATCAGCCGCGTTTGGCAATTGATTTGGTGATGGAACGCAGCCTGTTCGAGCCAAAAACCAAGATCGCACTGGCAGCGGTGAGGCTGGAAGAAGCCGATGAATCCGTCGATGTGCAAGCACTTTACAACCAACATTGGGTGGATGAAGCCCGTTTGCGCGGCAATATCCGCCGCCTGTTGCACGAGTATTCGCAGGTCAGTTTGGCGGAAGTGTTGCAACAATACCCGCTGCAACAGGGCTTGGCGGAACTGGTTGCCTACCTGAACCTTGCCAGCAAGGATGCCAAAGCGGCGGTGGATGAGTCCGTCGAAGAGGTGCTGCCGTTGGGTGATGCAGGGCGCACGGTGCGCTTGCCGCGCATCCTGTTTACCCGCTGATTTATGCCATAATCAGGCGATACTGAACGTTTGCAACGGATAACGCCCCGGAGTTTCTATGTTGACCCAAAAAGAACTGCTCAAACTGCTGGCTGATATGGAGTCCGACCGTGTGGAACGCACCGTTTCCACCAACAAAACCGACAAGTTTTCCCAAGCAGTGTGTGCATTTGCCAACGATTTGCCCAATCACCGTGAGCCGGGTTATCTGTTGATCGGAGTGGATGACAAAACGGGTAAGCCTGTTGGTTTGCAAGTGACGGACGAATTGTTACTGAATTTGGCGGCTTTGCGTTCGGATGGCAATATTCAGCCGTTGCCGGTGTTGGTGGTCAGCAAGTTCAGCTTGCCGGAAGGGGACGTGGCAGTGGTGGAAGTTCAGCCCTCCAATCTGCCGCCTGTGCGTTACAAAGGGCAGGTATGGATTCGGGTCGGCCCGCGCAAGGCTATCGCCAACGAACAAGAAGAACGTTTGTTGAGTGAACGCCGGACGTCCCGCGCCCATACGTATGATGCCTTACCCATGATCGGGGTGGGGATTGAAGAACTCTCGCTGCCGTTATTTAGCGCATACCGTCAGGAGGTGGTGGATGCCGAAGTGATTGCGGCAAACCATCGTACCCATAAAGAACAGCTTGCGTCACTGCGCTTCTATGACTTGCAGTATGATTGTTGCACGGCGGGTGGTTTGCTGTTATTTGGCAAACGACCTCGGTATTACTTTCCCGGTGCTTATATCCAATACCTGCGTTTGCCGGGTGAGGGTTTGACCGATTTGCCAACGGATCAAGCTGAAATCGCTGGGGATTTGCTGAGCGTATTGCGTGAACTGGATACCCGCATCAAGAGTAATATCCAGTCAACTTTGCATTCGGTATCAGTGTTGCGCGAGCGTTTGTTGCCCGATTATCCCGAAGTGGCCGTGCGTGAATTGTTGCTCAATGCCGTTATGCACCGTGATTACCAGTCAACTACACCGATTCGTTTTTATTGGTATAGCGACCATATTGAAATACAGAGTGCGGGCGGACTTTATGGCAGCGTTACCAAAGATACACTGACCCGCCGTAGTAGTTACCGTAATCCGGTGATTGCCGAAGCCATGAAAGCACTGGGTTATGTCAACCGTTTTGGTTATGGCATCCAGCGGGCGCAAGCTGTGCTGCAACAAAACGGCAACCCTCCGGCTGAATTCGATATTGATGAACACGTATTCCATGTAACCCTGCGGAAGCGGCCTGAATGACCACTGATACCCAAACCCCCAACCTTGCCCCCGTCCTGATTCAGCTTTTCAAAAGCGTGGTCTACGCCGACCAACACCCGCGTCTGTGGCAAGCCCTGCTGGAATTGCAAGCCGCCGTGCGCGATTACATCCGCATCCTCGGCCTGACCCTGTACCTTGACGAAGCCGAAGGCTACGCTTTCCTGCGCCAGCAAGACACCGAAACCGACGACGAAGACAGCCCCGATACCCCGCGTCTGATCGCCAAACGCACTCTGACTTACCCCGTCAGCCTGTTGCTGGCTCTGCTGCGTAAACGCCTTGCCGAACAGGATGCCACGGGTGGCGACAGCCGCGTGGTACTAGAACGCACCCAAGTTGTCGAAATGATGCGCGTGTTCATGCCCGAACACAGCAACGAAGCCAAAACGATCGACCAGATCAACATTGCCATCAACAAAGTGATCGAATACGGCTTTTTGCGCACCCTCAAACAGCAGGACGACATGCTTGAAATCCGCCGTATCCTCAAAGCCTTCGTCGATGCGCAATGGCTGGGCGAACTGGACACTAAACTCAAAACCTACCAGCAATACGCGAGTGCCACGGATGAATGACCCGCAACCTCTTTCCCTCGATTTCGCCAGCGACGACACCCAAACCGGCTTCCGCCTCCACCACCTCGAAGTCTACAACTGGGGAACCTTCGACCAGCACGTCTGGAAAATTGCCCCGCAAGGCCACAACGCGCTGCTGACCGGCGACATCGGTTCCGGTAAATCCACGCTGGTGGATGCAATCACCACCCTGCTCGTCCCCACCCAACGCATCACCTACAACAAAGCAGCGGGCGCGGAAGGCAAGGAACGTTCCCTCGGCTCTTACGTGCGCGGCGAATACAAAAGCGAAAAAAACGAACTGGGGCAGGGCGCAAAAGCCGTTGCCCTGCGCGATGAAAAACACTACAGCGTGTTGCTCGGCTGGTTCTACAACCCCGGCTTTGCCCAAGGCATGACGCTGGCGCAAGTGTTCTGGCTCAAGGAAGGCAGCCGTCAGCCTGAACGCTTTTACGTCACCGCCGAGAACCTGCTGACCATCCGCGAACACTTCGCCAACTTCGGCAATGACATCAGCGCACTACGCAAACGCTTGGCGAAACTGCCCGGCGTGGCGGTCATCGACACCTTCAAGGAATACGCTGCCCGCTTTCGGCGCTATTTCGGCATCCAGTCCGAACAGGCACTCGACCTGTTTTACCAAACCGTGTCGATGAAATCGGTCGGCAATTTGACCGATTTTGTGCGTACCCACATGCTCGAAGACACGGGCGTAGAACAGCAAATCCACAGCCTGTGCCGCGATTTCGACAACCTCAACCGCCTGCACGAAGCGGTATTGAAAGCACGGCGGCAAATCAGCCTGTTGCAACCGCTGGATAGCAACCTTGCCGATTACACCCAGCTCAGCAGCAGCATCCACGCCCTGCGAGCCGCCCGCGAAGCCTTGGGCTGCTGGTTTGCCGTTCAGGAAGTGGGTTTGCTCACTGAACGCCTGCAAAACCTGCGCCACGATGCCGAACGCCTCAGCCATCGGCGCACCCAGCTTGAAACCAGCATCCAGACCTTGCGCACCCAAGAGGACGATTTGCACCGCAGCATCGAAGACCAAGGCGGACGACGCTTGCGTGAACTCGAAAAAGAAATGGCGACGCTGGAAAAAGACCGTACCCGCTGCCAACGCCAGTACGACCACTGGCAGACCAATATCACCCAACTCGGTTTGACGGCTGAGTTGAGTGAAGACAACTTCTACCACAACCGCCAGCGCGTCGAAGTGCTGGAGGCTGACATCCAGCAACAAGAACGGGTGTCACAGGCAGAATACGATGATTACGCCATTCGTCTGCACCTGCAACGTGGTCAGCAGCAACAGTTGCAGGCTGATATTGACTCGCTGCGCCAACGCAAGAGCAATATCCCACGCCAAAACCTCGCCATGCGCCAGACCATGCTGGAAGTGCTGAACCTGCCGGAAGAAGACTTGCCGTTTGCGGGCGAATTGCTGCAAGTGGACGAAACCGAACGGCTGTGGGAAGGTGCTGCCGAGCGCGTCTTGCACAATTTCGGCTTGAGCCTGTTAGTGCCGGAACGCCATTACGAGCGCGTCAGCCACTACGTCGAACAGACCCATTTGCACGGGCGGCTGGTGTATTACCGTGTGCAAACCCCCAGCACCTCGCGCCGTGGCGAACTCGACCCGCAATCGCTGGTACGCAAGCTGCGCATCAAGGCCGACAGCGAATTTTACCCTTGGCTGGAACACGCGCTGCACGAACGCTTTGACTACCATTGCGCCACCGACATGCAAGATTTCCGTCGTCACCACCAAGCCCTGAGCCAGAACGGACAGGTCAAAGGCGGTGGGCAACGCCACGAAAAAGACGACCGCCACAACTTGCACGACCGTTCCCGCTACGTGCTGGGCTGGAGCAACCGCGACAAATTGCAGGCACTGGAAGCGCAAGCCGAAGCCTTGATTCGGCAGATTCACCAAACGGCGGATGTGTTGTCACAAGTCGAACGCCAACGCCAAGGTTTGCGCCAACAGCAAAATGCGCTGCGTGATGTGCAAAAGGTGCGCGATTTTAGCGAGATTGACTGGCACACCCCGGCACGCGCCATGCAGCAACTGCGTGAAGAACAGCAGCGCATCGAGAACAGTTCCGACATCCTGCAAAGCCTGCAAGCGCAATTGCAAACCAGCCGCCAGCAACGCGAAGAGGCCGACCGCAAGCACAGCGAGGTATTGCTGGAACAAGGCACGCTGAACAATAAAATCACCAATGCGGAAGATGAACAGGCACGCGCCACCGAACAAGCCGCCTTGCTGCCCGCAACCGCGTTGGCACAACACCACGGCTTGCTGGAACACTGGCGGCAACAAGTGTTGGGCGATACCGCGTTCAATTTACGCAGTCTGGGCAAGCAGCAAAGCGACATCCGCAGCGCGATGCAGGCGCACCTCGACAGCGATGAAGGCAAAAACCGGCGTTTGTCGCAGAAAATCGTCCAGCAAATGCAGGATTACAAGCGCGATTACCCCGCTGACACCAGCGAAGTGGATGCCAGCCTCGAATCGGCGGGCGAATTCCAGCGCATGTTGGCGGTGCTGCAAAGCGAAGACCTGCCACGCCACGAACAGAAATTCAAGGCGATGCTGAATGAGCAGACCATTCAGGGCATTGTGATGCTGCAAAACCAGTTGGAAAAGGAACGTCGCGCCATCGACGACAAACTCGATGCGATCAACCGTTCCTTGCAGGGCATCGAATACAACGCGGGCACGTACATCCTGTTGTTGGCGACCCAGACGCAAGACGCAGAAATTCGTGATTTCCGGGCGGATTTGCGCCAGTGCCTGAGCCACAGCCTTGACGATGACGAGATGTACACCGAAACCCGTTTCCTGCAAGTCAAACACATTATTGACCGCCTCAACGGGCGCGAAGGCTTCAGCGAGCTTGACCGCAAGTGGATGCGCAAAGTCAGCGATGTGCGCAACTGGTATGTGTTTTCGGCGAGTGAACGTTGGCGCGAAGACGATACCGAACGCGAGTTTTACAGCGATTCTGCCGGAAAATCGGGCGGGCAAAAGGAAAAGCTGGCGTATACGGTGCTGGCTTCCGCGCTGGCCTACCAGTTTGGGCTGGAATGGGGGCAGGTGCGTTCGCGCTCGTTCCGCTTCGTGGTGATTGATGAGGCATTTGGGCGCGGCTCGGACGAATCCACCCGCTACGGGCTGGAACTGTTCCGCAAGCTCAATTTGCAACTGCTGATCGTCACGCCGTTGCAGAAGATTCATGTGATTGAGGATTACATCAACTCGGTGCATTTCGTGCATAACGAAGCGGGGCAGAAATCGCTGGTAAGGAATTTGAGTATTGAGGAGTATCGGCGGGAGAAGGCTGGTAGGGTGGGAGGAGCGTAGCTCCACCCGCCCTACGTTTTTCTACCAGTAGTACTCGTGTGGTTTGTGGTTGCCGAGTGGGAATACCAAGGCATCGGCATCTGCGCCCCTTTTCACCGCATGGCACAAACGGTGGTTTTGCTGGCGGCGGGGGCGAGTCATATGCAAGCGCGTCCACCAGCTTGGTGTACTCATGGTGTGGTAACGGGGTTTGCCACGATACTGGGCTTTGATCTTGCCGTGGGCATCGCGGTCTTGGCTTTTGTTGCGTACAGACATGCACGTTCTCCAAATGTTAAACATTCAGAAAATGTCAGCCTCGAAATACCAGTGTTTTAATAACAACATGCGGTTTATCCTCAAGTTCAGATTTACGGGGGGGGTAATCAACTGTTGGCGG contains:
- the era gene encoding GTPase Era, which produces MTDTTPSTQRCGYVAIVGRPNVGKSTLMNLLIGFKVSATANKPQTTRHSIRGILTEDDYQIIFVDTPGIHRTSKSLLNKTINLEAVAALEGVDAVVMIVEALKWQDEDDLVLQRLGHVTCPVFLVANKVDRIEKKERLLTWLPDVLKKYPFKEVFPLSATKGMNVPQLKAALAKVMPQQDWVYAEDDVTDQSTRFICGELIREQLMTYLHQEMPYSTAIEIETFEEKPKLTEINAVIWVSRDNQKGIVIGNRGETLKRIGSSARIALEAFLERKVMLKLWVRVEENWENSPRHLQSLGIST
- the recO gene encoding DNA repair protein RecO, with amino-acid sequence MTPAFILRRNPYRDTSLLLDMFTRDAGKITCVAKFGQGKGTRSKGMLEPFRQLDASWTGKGEVFTLFNAEEKRRFPLKAVGLVRAVYANELLLRALWQHQPQPELFAQYQQTLFRLENLADVLALPLFELDVLAMAGYVLNLWHDDAEGHDIEPAMRYRFRPDHGLAADMGEGKGVPISGNLLIALREPEAMNPDQRLELRHTLDYLIQMLLKGKTLNARKLFHE
- the pdxJ gene encoding pyridoxine 5'-phosphate synthase, encoding MNKIELGVNIDHIATLRQARGTAYPDLLEAVRLVEDAGAHAITIHLREDRRHIQDVDVYAIRQMCTRRLNLELAATDEMVGIACDVLPNDACVVPEKREELTTEGGLDIIGQFERVRSVTQRLNAANIRVSLFIEPDIEQIRRVPDIGAPVIELHTGTYANATGEAKQRELNRIREATEFAHNLGIQVNAGHGLDYHNTQAIAAIDNIRELNIGHSMVARAVFVGIRQATVEMLALMQAARNRI
- the acpS gene encoding holo-ACP synthase — encoded protein: MTILGIGTDIVEIARLAATLQRHPVRFPERILHPNELERFTNQANPAAWLAKRFATKEALAKALGTGIGKEVRLQEIETTHDPRGKPLLQLHGVTLTTATAMGVTSCQLSVADERTHALAFVILVGI
- a CDS encoding ATP-binding protein; its protein translation is MNSVSVGNVPVSAAMRIQSDYDLSRRSINGVFPYMISWGVLVLGTDIVQHNPTLVYGIGLLMLILGSIRFVLLKQFPVHYKARPDRARLLLSINLIVSVSVWALFTAWGLVHVGLAEQGTLILMPLLMLCVGTTTSLAPHHPLFIAYVNIMIWPQIIVLVSMGTASAYTIAVSLLLFSAVTQTFGKSLHHDYYQLLYKNDLLEQQAAKLAAAKETAEVANQAKSQFLANMSHELRTPMNGILGASELLTPLVKTAEQQQYVALIHRSGKTLLALLNDLLDFSKIEAGKMALEQTSYPLRDMVAHLQHLLEIRAKEKGLTFTINISADIAPYLLGDEIRTQQILLNLLGNAIKFTEVGAITLTIKRTENGERLRFDITDTGIGIPPEKQRLLFHSFQQMESSTARKYGGTGLGLAISKQLVSLMHGEIGMHSEEGRGSCFWFELPYQVATPTPETIPATATPPDAPLNPDCRILLAEDNPINQIIAQAMLETLGLTQVDLVENGTQAIQHLIDADYDLVLMDVQMPECDGLEACRHIRGSSIHAGMAAVRNPAIPVIALTANTMSADIAECLKAGMNGHLGKPLDTPTLVAELHKWCATSDPHQNHESERVGTLIGD
- the cysM gene encoding cysteine synthase CysM, with translation MHYPTIEDFIGNTPLVRLQRLPGQTTNTILVKLEGNNPAGSVKDRPALSMIQRAEARGDIKPGDTLIEATSGNTGIALAMAAAIKGYKMVLIMPETMSAERRASMKAYGAELILVSKEASMEGARDLAMQMDRDGKGKLLNQFANEDNPLAHFHSTGPEIWRDTHGQVTHFVSSMGTTGTIMGTGRFLKSKNPDVQIVGVQPATQTDQIPGIRRWTPEYLPEIFHRDEVDREMDMSQPEAEDTMRRLASEEGIFCGVSSGGAVAAALRLSKEVENATIVAIICDRGDRYISTGVFPA
- a CDS encoding DUF3375 domain-containing protein encodes the protein MDYSTLDYLRKHDTTWRLLTASHAPLIVSFLYATFIKPNERSLPFDQVSTQLDDYLFHLRDREGEGAFPKTARQYLDDWANGTSPYLRKYYVQGRDIPQLDLTPGAEKAVEWLQGLQPRQFVGTESRLMTLYRLLQEIVQEAEQDPAVKIAELERQKAELERQITRIRSGLVEAADPTRIKERWFEAEDTARKLLADFRQVEYNFRTLDQEVRELIATSDKRKGELLDEIFEQQDYIRDSEQGRSFNAFWEFLMSPQRQQALENMTTAALQQEALREVDDRQFLPRIGYFLLEAGEKVFRTNAQLAEQLRKYLADQAWMEDKRILQLIRGIEKSAVAMRNSPPETTIFRQVATLDQPRLAIDLVMERSLFEPKTKIALAAVRLEEADESVDVQALYNQHWVDEARLRGNIRRLLHEYSQVSLAEVLQQYPLQQGLAELVAYLNLASKDAKAAVDESVEEVLPLGDAGRTVRLPRILFTR
- a CDS encoding ATP-binding protein, which gives rise to MLTQKELLKLLADMESDRVERTVSTNKTDKFSQAVCAFANDLPNHREPGYLLIGVDDKTGKPVGLQVTDELLLNLAALRSDGNIQPLPVLVVSKFSLPEGDVAVVEVQPSNLPPVRYKGQVWIRVGPRKAIANEQEERLLSERRTSRAHTYDALPMIGVGIEELSLPLFSAYRQEVVDAEVIAANHRTHKEQLASLRFYDLQYDCCTAGGLLLFGKRPRYYFPGAYIQYLRLPGEGLTDLPTDQAEIAGDLLSVLRELDTRIKSNIQSTLHSVSVLRERLLPDYPEVAVRELLLNAVMHRDYQSTTPIRFYWYSDHIEIQSAGGLYGSVTKDTLTRRSSYRNPVIAEAMKALGYVNRFGYGIQRAQAVLQQNGNPPAEFDIDEHVFHVTLRKRPE